The Gadus morhua chromosome 18, gadMor3.0, whole genome shotgun sequence DNA segment CACCGCCCGTATAGACACATCACCGCATCCTGATGGAGGTCGTCATGAGTTCCCGTTGCGTTTCTCTCCGCTGGTCGGTCTGGCCTAGAGCCCCACTGGAAGGATCTCTGAAAACGATCCCGACACTGAGGATGATGAACTCATCAGGGCTACGGGGGAGTATCGGTTCATGAGGAAGCGAGGAATGCCGCCGTTTgcaaaaaaaattccaaaacaaTGGCGCTGGCCAAGAACAGGGAGGATGGAGCGAATAACGATGTTTAAAGATGAGCGTCCATTTGCACGGAAGGCTTCTCTCAGAGGAGGAAAAcagtaggtgcgtttccatccccctaatTTAATgggaactttgaagtatcgaattagtaaacggtgatggaaacaccaaaatttgcatcaaaatcctccaattcgcaaaaaagtttatccgctcgcttgaggtggtttttgagaaatgagaaacagagtaaattcgcaaaatgggagatggaaacacattttgcgaatcagctgtgacgtagcgaactttgaacacacaggactgacagtatTTCCGATTTCctcataacgaccggccatagcaaccctgccgacatcaacgtgtaacgtcatcaccctattctgctccaaccacttgatggaaacgcacctaattcgaattacttttttgcgaactttctaaagattcgcatcaccttttagattgaAACGCAGCTAATGATACATTCCTACTAATAGCAGAAACCCTTCGTGTTGTGTCCGAACCTCCAGCGGGACAAATTAATGGAAAGATGTTAAAAGTGTCTATTATCGCTTAATATATGTCTTGCAATGTGAAGCCagtcaaaaataataatctgtACATCAATAGATATGGATTGATCATATATGAATACAATGTATTTGTCTTTTTTGGAAAAATTGTGAATATGTAAAAACAATTAATATAAGTACAGAATATGTGTTGCAAATGTCACATGcttatgtatattttatacgtatatatgtatggatgtgtgtttgtgtgtatattgaAGGCATTTTGTGAAGAAGTTAGACGATATCTTGTATTTCCAGTTATGTCCTGTGTAGCTTACGGCAAAAACCAACCTTGTCTGGGATGTATCAATGTGcaaaaatcaaataaaagaaCCATGTCAGTTGCTACCAAGAACCATTACTGTCTAACAATAAAGCATTTACAGGCATTTAATCCAATCTACATGTCTTCTATGGTGAGGAGGAGCATGAATATCAAATGAATGTCGAGCGGTCTATACCAACTAGTAGGCCTACCAATTCTACCCAGTGGGACACAAGGAGAGAGCATTTACCGAGTCAGaacaaattaatacattttctttacaaaaatgtaaatatatatatatatatatatatatgaagccTACttcatatatataattatttcaaGGCATATCATCAAATTATAGTAAAAAGCTTAAAGATACCAATGATTCAATCAGTTTAGCCAAAAGCTCACCTATTGCTTATTATCTTTAATGACACCAATGTAATTAAGTGTGATAACGGCTATACAATAACGTTTCAAAGGAGACACTCAAAATATCTAAATGTGAGGGTTTAAATCTGAGTCCTATTCGAGGACCTGATCGGATTCGTATTaaactatataaataaaataacaacccATATTGAAATGAAATACTCTTTCCTTCCtgctttgtaaaaaaaacaaagtggTCGTGCTTTGTTGACCTTAGTTTGAGGTGGTTTATTTGACCGGCTCATAATCAATGAAACGTTTGAGCCGGTCCATGCTGGGTTTTCCTGCTGTTTTTTACGCCCAGACGAGAGCCAATTGCTGAGCGGTATCAGTGAGTAGCGGCCCTACAGCCCCCACTTCGCTGAGTCATAGCCCTCTTATTAGGAGCAAGCCGATTTATCCTCTGTCAGACATTGTGAGGCTCTTGTTCCCACAAAACCAAGCAAAGATGGCCAACACGAATGCCGAACACCAAACGGGAGAACGCATCGCGTATCTGACGCGAGTTCAGTGCTTCAGCGCTTCTCATCGATTGCACAGGTTTGCTCGGACTCGCATTATTGCCTTTACTGATATATAGGCCGACAGCATGTTTTCATAAAATGTGACCCTCGGTTTATAACATTACAACATGTGTTAATGAATGTAACTGTTACGGTTTAATGATCCTTCTGATGCTTTTCCTGGACTTGCTTTTGTACAGCCTGTTGCGTTACTCCTAGAGGCTCTCGGGAATTGTAGTTTGTTGTAGCCTACTTCATTCAATCTCTCTTCACTCCAATGATAGAAACGAGAATCAGGTTAATGGCTATATAGTGACCAGTGTGAAACGAAGAGAGTCAACCGTACGGTCACTTGTCTCCTTTTAGTTTGGGATTGAGTGACGATGAAAACCAAAGAATCTTTGGAAAATGCAACAATCCCAATGGACATGGACACAACTACAGAGGTGTGCGTCTACTAATATACTAATATCACAACCTTACTGGTCCCCTTCGAGGGGAAGTATTGTTTGAGGCAGATACCCTCCAGACAGTGTGATGGTGCGATTTTGTAagtcttttctttctgtttccagCTGAAGTTACTGTACGAGGAAAGGTGAGCATCTTCAGCCTCCTTTCATCAATGTATGCTATTTGgtggatgttttttttactcCTAAGCATCTTCGGTGTTTGGGGTTGAACCTCTAACCAAGGGAAGCTCATTTCAAATGGCTTCCTGACGAAGACATGACTAATGACATGTGTATTACTGGGTGACTGTGCAGATCAACAAAGTGACTGGTATGGTTATTAACCTGACAGACCTCAAAGAGTGTATTGAGGTAAGACTCTCCCATAGTTCATCTATGTCCTCTTCTTCTAATAGTCAACACTTGTGTTCTCTATCTATTCGGTATAGCTCCATTCTCAATAATGTAGTACTTTGAGGCAGTTTAAATTTACTCAGCtacttgatttgatttgatttaaatttatttcgaacatgtaaaagaaaacaaaaaatatatatcatacacAAATTGATGTTAAACAAAATAGAAAGCATAAGTCGATCCATAAATGATAAATACTTGATAATTGTAACATGTTCGAAAAAGGGTGGGAAGAAGTTTACACTTATTTAATCCCATCCCTTCTCCGTAATTCATTGAAATTAACATTCCTTagtcataataattattaacattttcatttattaataaatatatatatatatattattcctTAACGTATCCAAAGCTAAAGGTTGTATATAGAATGTGCTTGTGGCCCGCTGAGCTTAAAATATGTTGGACATACTGTATCTTGGCTCAATCTTACACTTtgcaactatatatatatatatatatatatatatatatatatatatatatatatatatatatatatatatatatatatatatatatatattatatatataataagacacacatgttatatatataataagacACACATGTTAGTTTTATACTCCTGCCCGTGCCCTTGACCAAGGCACCAGTGGAACCCACTGTTCATAGAGATGGGTTAACAGCAGAGTTCACAATAAAGATCAGAAaagaggcccaatcccatttctaccccttaccccttcaaaacaaggggaaggggtaaggggtagaaatgggattgggcccaggTCTGTATATTAATTATACGTTTCCTCTACCACAGGAAGTGATCATGGTTCCCCTGGACCACAAAAACCTGGACAAGGATGTCCCGTACTTTGCCAACGTGGTCAGGTGACCACCGAGTGTTTTaatcttttttcttcttcatgaGAGGGGGGGAACTGGGGAGGTGATGATGGTAATAAGAAGGTTTAATAAGATGTAATCAGTAAGAGATACCATGCAAaaggaatctctctctctttctgtgatTGTAGCACAACTGAGAATGTGGCGGCTTACATTTGGGACGGCTTGGTGAAGATCCTGCCGGTCGGAGAAATGTACGAGGTCAAGATCTACGAGACGGACAAAAACATTGTGGTGTATAGAGGGGAGTAGCACCGTACCGCCACCGGTCCAGTCACCTTACGAACAGAGTGCACCGTCATATTCCATACACTATTTTTTTAAAGTGCCAGGACTTTCGTCACTCTTCTGTGTGGGCGAATGCAGAAGCGTGAATTGTAATCCCAAATGAAAAGAGTGGGTGAAACTCTTCATGAAACAATCACACATTTGTGCGAAACACACCTCAAACAAACACTGGAAAGACGATGAAGCGGACAGACAAGAAGAACTAGCTGATTTGGATGAACTTGTTTTCATTCAAGAGGTTTCAAACCTATCATGAAGAAATTGCAGCTAATGTATGAATAGACTAATGCCTGCAGCCTCTGACAACATAGTGATAAAGGTTGATTATTGTTTATTCAGTTAACTTTATgaccttttgtttgtgtgcattattTCTCAAGAAATGTTCTCCTATCTGAACGTCAGTTAACTATTTAATTGATTATGGGCCTAGCAGTCCCAACAGTTAATTCTCTAGTTGGTCTATTAACCGTCATGTCACCCTGCAAATTGCTGTTTATTCAGTGTTCAAATAAATCGGTTTAAACTTCAAACCATTTTCGACCTCCCGATAACTTGCATTAAGCCTATAAACGTGCTCGAATATGTATCAGTGAACCTAAAATcttgttattttgtttgaaCGTATAGGGTGGTTGTAGTGAAGAGTAGGTTCTACTGGAGCCACAAACCACCAGGAAACAACGATTCATTTACTTGAATTTATTTTGCAAGCAAAGTTGTTTTGTCATGATGATTGCCATGATGAATGCCATGGTtctagacagaaagaaagatgaaTTATAATATCTCTCTTGACAAACATAAATATGGCCTTTAAATCAAATGAAATACTTTGACATTGCAGTACTTCATAACATAATTTAACAAGTAAAGATTAGCCATTAAACCATCACAATCATTACTTAAACAAACAATAACCCAATGAGTAAAGGGGAACTTACAGTGAAGGGAATTCAAAAGACACACGGCAAACACCTTCAAACACTCAGGTGTGGTGAGGATGTGGTGAGAACAAAGGGGGGAAGGCCTAACTAGGCCTCTATTTATAGTGGGAGGAGCTATTGATTACCCTGAATCACCACTTGGTGTCCCTTGTGGAGGGGAGGTCAAGCTGAATAAACTTGCGGTTTCTAACAGTGGTCTTGATCTTGAAAATATCAAAGACCTATATATCTCTGCCATTTTTTAGGTGGTTCGGGACAACATTTGTATTTGCTTTCCCACTCGAATTTCTATGAGACTCAACTTGTCTTTTAACAGAAGATTATTGTCTTTAACCAGAAGAATACAGAATATTAAACACTTTCCATTAAAGCTAACAGAAGTTATGTTGCCATCTTCTCATTTAGAATTCAGCTTTTAGATGCCTGTACATATTGTAAATTGGAATTCGATGTACCTTGATTTAAGCAAAGCAGATGAAAGACCAGGTTGGCCTAAATACTGTATATTTgagtgtatatttgtgtatatttgaAAGTGTAATTTATAAAATtatctgttttattttactgCTACTGGATAGACTATAAAGAACTTGGTTTGCCAACACAATCTGACACGTGCATTTTGACTGATTTATGACTTATgatttttatgtaaaaaaaaacagatattTGGAATGTGATAGATTTGGTCGTTAGCGCTAGGATTTTAAACAAGTACATTTATCCTGGTCTATTTGGTCGTGTTAAGGCGCTACATCTGAATCTCGCCTAGGGCAGCAAAATGTCTCGAGCCGGCCCTGCCTACTGCTAAACTCTACATAATTTACTTAGCTTTTAAACGTAAAATCTGATTAAGCGTTTAATTGTTAGCTCTTGCAATTTATTTTGAAGTTGTATAATAATTTGGGCCTATTCGGTTATAAAATGATTCACTCGTAAAGAGCAGGTTTCACAGGCAAGGTTGTGGAACTACACCATGGAACTGAACGCCTGAAGCATTTGAGCCATGCCTCAACACCGAACACCATCGCCATCTAGTGGCAAGGAATGATGCTATTTTTAACTGCTGTTGAGAAATAGGAAATGGTGTTCCAAGACTTAATTTTGGAATGTTTTATAATTGGCCTTAACAATTTCAAATACTTGCCATACAATACTTGCAGACACTGAGTAAAAACATCTGCAGATGGAAGCAACAGTCGGTGAGCACAATGAATACTAATGCTGCGATCCAGGCACAGTTTTTAGCTCGTAACGAGCTATTCCACAGGAGGGTGTGGGTCGGTTcagttcgcaaaggtgcggcacgggtcgcgtttccaccgccaaaattgggtgtgacccggactgagccgtattgaGCCGTCCTCttctcgcagtactcctcctTTGGGGTActgatggtgtgttcctgaatcctcgaacgccagacttccgagtcaAAAGTCGAAGATCACCCAGCTTTGTTGCGTCATTCCTCGAACGCATGCCCCCtctttgtcttcatctttcgaagagtagaccgagagcattgatgacgctctcaataaatggcgcatttccactgcagggtgcggaacggatcagttcgcaaaggtgcggtacgggttgcgtttccaccgccaaaagtgggcgtgacccggacttagccgtacccgttttggcctcgttttcaggactcctccgatggggtaggcctactgaaaacgagacgagacacctgaaagggtcccgggaaattctagctacacaccccctccgttgattggtcgacagaatcatcacttgcgggcgacgtggggataaaaacaaacaaacagtagcctcgaggtattattctttacaattaacatgtcacgtaaaacgcttgcttgggcgaacaaggaggtggagacgttcgtctgcattcttggggttggaagacgttgtttacgatgtttacgtagctgccgcggcgatcgacatccggcctaccttaaAGGGTACTTTCgacggtggaaacgcgacctcggaactgagctgggccccgtttcccgaaagcgtcgttagcctaagtggatcgtgaagtgcgtcgaaagggcatcgtagagttttcaccgcgtttcccgaaagcatcgtggggaacgaacgtcttgaaaacgctcgtagctaacgagtactccaggggtgctcgtaggtactcgtaggacgctaagagcatcgtcagctatagcctcagtggcgacaccatcgggcattccgtctattggatgcgttttattaaaacgcattgcgcctttatgttcttagtttggtaattaataaagattattaattaatttattaataaagatgttaaaatggccaaaataaaacgggacagtccagaaaatgtttgcgcaggcagggcactcaaaatgtgtgagagaaagtggggggatttgtgcagactgacataggctactcataaaacgtagcataaaataatgtaaaaaataaattaaattaaaaaaaataaaataaagaaaaaataaagaaataaaataaattataaaaaacaagcaaaggagcaggcaaaaggctgggatatggtggggattggtcacgttgacgggaatgtttagtgacatgtgggagggtggagggggttaaaaaaaagtctcaatcactcttcgacgcgcatgaaaaccagccgcgtagttatgagggaggccgtcctcacaccgatcttcctcgtcgtcatcgtcctcagcgtcctccggttcaagcaatgccaccccagccttagctgcaatgttgtgcaacatagccgtcacacatatcacggcgcatgacttggccggcgaaaactggagccctccgcctgacttgtgaaggcatctaaagcgcaacttccacctcccgatcgtgcgctcaacgatgcaccgggccagacggtgggcttcgttgtattcctcatcaatacataccttaccctatttccggaggggcttttatagccaatcaaattatcaatcaaggaaacccttatgcggaatcagattaagttggctctctttgctgcgcaaagcatgtttcagaaatcagcccattaagataaatgtagttgtcacacaagctatttttaattttttgtcatatggaattatttcaggggggaaaatgccgtgaaacgcacagtgcattcaggattaggactgatatatgtcggtttaagcataatcaattgtgttttaatgtctttagcattcatataattgcagtctattttttccgtaggctactctgctgttgtccttgatggggatatattttaaccctttttaacacaattttcctgcgacattcctgcgtctccccctcctacggagcccatttcagcaccgtgtcagtagacagttacaatcctacgacgtcgtgagtgcagcgaatgcgcgttcacgttaagaggagtttcgggaaacgctccaaagaaatgatcgatggatcgcaagatccatcgggagaatgatcgtacgagcgaagatccatcgttatcgggaaacggggccctgggctataccaccccctccctaccgcacctttgcgaaccgatccgttccgcaccctgcagtggaaacgcggcaaaaatggctgcgccagTGACgagattattttttgtatttgtaccacgttggtcatctTAATGTCGATTTGAAATGCTCTTACatacttgattacattgctactttattccggtcaccaatttatatattgcatggtcttgctgtgggtgcaatacaatgtaaagttgtgttgtttgttttcgggctggtttgctaaagaggctaatgtagctaacaattaacaacgactagccaatttcatgccacaatcacaaagtcgaacaggaacgctatgaatgctccgagaccggaagtGACGTCAaacaactcggaaggctggcgtccgaggattcaggaacaaaCCATGAGACGCCTTAAAGGGTGCCGggaagttcgagctacacaagccgtccgttgattggtctaCAGAATAATCAATTAAATAGTTAACTGACGTTCAGATAGGAGAACATTTCTTGAGGaataatgcacacaaacaaaaggtcATAAAGTTAACTGAATAAGCAATAATCAACCTTTTTCACTATGTTGTCAGAGGCTGCAGGCATTAGTCTATTCATACATTAGCTGCAATTTCTTCATGATAGGTTTGAAACCTCTTGAATGAGAACAAGTTCATCCAGATCAGCTAGTTCTTCTTGTCTGTCCGCTTCATCGTCTTTCCAGTGTTTGTTTGAGGTGTGTTTCGCACAAGTGTGTGATTGTTTCATGAGGAGTTTCACCCACTCTTTTCATTTGGGATTACAATTCACGCTTCTGCATTCGCCCACACAGAAGAGTGACGAAAATACTGGCACTTTAAAAAAAGAGTGTATGGAATACGACCTGGCACTCTGTTCGTAAGGTGACTGGACCGGTGGCGGTACGGTGTTACTCCCCTCTATACACCACAATGTTTTTGTCCATCTCGTAGATCTTGACCTTGTACATTTCTCCGACCGGCAGGAAAAAAgaacggtgggcctcttcataactaatatattatttttttaaattcaatAATTTGAGGTGCCCCCCCCCAGGTAGCCTACTTGGTGCCCTATGCACTCTGCTTACTCTGCGTACAGGGAGCAGCGGGCCTGACTCCATGAAATCATGAATAAACCCCATTTTGTGAGCCAGTTACATAATCTGTTTGTGACCGGCGGCTCCATACCAAATAATCGGACCCATTTGGTGATTGAACCTAACTCTGACTTACTCCCTTCCATCATGTTGGAAATCTACCGCCACGCATCCTGTTGCACTTCCTGCACTCTACGTTCTCACATTGTGTTCTCTCagaatatataaatcacaaaaggCTCTTgacaaatgataataataaaagaaataACGATATTTaaaatgtgccaaataaaacaatcaCATTTCACAATTGCCTCCCAGCCCCGCCTTTATTGGCACACTCTTCAGGTGTGACAGGTAAATTATACACTTGGATGAATAAGCTAAGTAACGAGCAGAATggcgcggggagggggggggggggggggggggacttttgACTCAGGGTGTAATCTTTATGTCAGAAGTAAACCACGAAGGTGAGACTCATACAGTTAGGTCGGCTAAATCCTTTAATCAATCAAATTCCATAATGCGACTGTCATGCGGTAACAAATCTCTGGACGTGCCGCTGCATGACAGAGTAGCGCGTCTCTCGTGATGCTGGTGGTACCTTGGTGGTAGATATCTCTGAGCCTAAACTAGTGCCGTGCAGTTGATCGAATTTTgattgcgatttcgatttttgAGTCAAACGATAGACAGACGATTATTAGTTGAAActatgtatatgtattttttttaagtatattgtttttattcattaagAGAACAGCTGGATATATATACAACACGTGTGACCGacacatatttatacattctTATTGATttgaactattattattattttatttttttaaggggaCATTTCAATGTTCTCAGTtattttggagagaaatgctgaataaatgcatcatgttttcaaactcaaaaataatcgtttgaataatcaagATTTCAATGTTGACCATaacgtgattatgattttttccagaATCAAGGAGCTATACCAGTAACGTGTACCAGTACCGATTAAACCCTACAGTTCAAATGCGCACCCTCTCCCCGGAAACAGCCTATCTTCATAAATGCTGTACAGGCCCTCGATGCCAAACACCTCCGCCAGATCTGTTATTACATAGAAGCGCTTATCAAACGAAAGACTGTTATTATTACATTGCTCCATTCAACTCCACTCTGCGTGAGGAATGTGTGGCATGCTGTTAATAACACAGAACAACCAATGAGGGCCGACCTCATCTTTCCCCGTGTCACGTCGAAGGAAATGACTTCAGCCTAGAGCTACAGCATTAGGACGGATTAGGTCCTGACTGTTCTGACAAAATACACGACCCCCTTCTATCCCGCTGAACATGACCACATGTCATGCGTGTGGTCGACCCAAGCCTAGTTAAAGCAGGGTTGTCTGTGGCCGGGGCACGTTTCTCCCCACATTGTTGATGTTGCTGTTGTCAACATTTTCATATTTGGAGCGTAATTTGTTAGGAATGCCAGAGCCATCTTTCAGCTATGAGCGAGTGAAATGCTCTTCAAGAAAATCAGTTCTGGAGTGCGACTGCCTCTGATTTGAGATAATTAAGATTTTAGACCGCTCTCCCGGGTCATTTCTGTCCAATCAGGGCAtttcttccctgattggttgggTTCCATCACAAGTTTATGATTGCAACACTTCTCAACGTCAGAACGATTGATAATCTTGACCTcttgacccctctctctctttactgctTTCTCCTTCTACAACCCTCACCTCGTAGGGCAGCTTtaaagggtgtgtttgtggcagCTCAATGTTAACCAACACCAACAGGCCCTCACAGAAACACGAGCAGTGCTGAAGGGCTTGGAGAGAACAGGATTAGACAACTTGGATAGAAGCTCTTCCCACTACACGTCGGATAATTGGACATGTGTTCTCGAACAGGCTGTCAATGTTGTTCTTGTGTTATTCATTCCAGTTGCTTGTTTGAACAAAAAGTTGCAAGGATGGATAGATGTAGGTGCGGAGCGGGGGGCAGGCTTTCGGGACCTGAATCTCACTTCAAAAGCTCCAGATCTCAGAGCTTTTGAAGTTATGACACCATGTTCCCTATACATTACATTAAGCCTCATTGCTGGGCAAATAATTGCCAACAACATATACCTTAATTTCCCTCAGAATATTTCAACACGCcacaacaagaaaaaaataattccGCCAACAGATACATTCTAACAATGGTCTCCATTCTTGAGTTTTCATTGCCATCTAGTGGAAAGGATATGCAACAGGATGGATAATACTTTGCTACAAAATCATGGGCCTATTGTTGGCTAAGTACATTTGGCATACCTCttctaaaatacaaaaaagcaagcaaaaaaaaataaaaaaatcaatttcTGCAATCCTACTTCGAATCCACTAAAAGTTAGTCTTTATTTATAAGTCTAAATGTTGCCATTGTGGTTTACATAAAGCCAATAGTTAAGTGGTTATTGTTTCTTTCCACTGTCTTGAGCAGGCCCTGCAACTGAAAATGTTGACTATGAATAAGAAGGTATTTAGGATTTGCCAATGTCCAGCAGGTCACCCTAAAATGGTCTAGAATGCAGGAAATCGCATCTTagaaatttatttttttgggggggaggaCCCTCAGACCCCCCTCACGGCTAAGCTCCGGATGTACACCAAGACTAGCTCCGCCCCTGGATAGATTTATTGATGATATCAATGAACACGTGACAGCAATACAATTTAGAAATGCCCTATTATAATTGAAGCTCAGCTTTGTAACTTTTAACTGCACTTTATGCCtttgtttaaatgtattaaGTTACTAAATATATAACAGAATATATGCAATCCGTGTAAGACTCGATCTACCCAAAGAATTATGCTCTCCAAtgaaacatatatataatacaacGAGAGGCTGACTTGACTGATATTAGGTTAGTTGGaccactttatttttatttttattaggaACAAAGCAGCTCTCACTATAACCGTCCTGGCTGGTTAAAGTGTTTTTACTGCTATGCTCCCGGGTGCTGCTAGGCTAGTTCGGGCCACGAGAGGCCGCTAGTGTGCAAAGTTACACagtttagaaaaaaagaaatacgcAATTTCGAACTATATATAAAACCATGTACAGTAGGGTACACTGCTGGCTTTAAGgaaattaaagcaaaatataGAATTTTGTACTCTATTTTGTAGTGCATGATGTCGAAGATGGTGACTAATGAACGTTAAAATGACATCATATACATATAAggcatttagtgtgtgtgtgtgtgtgtgtgtgtgtgtgtgtgtgtgtgtgtgtgtgtgtgcgtgtgcgtgtgtgtgtgtgtg contains these protein-coding regions:
- the pts gene encoding 6-pyruvoyl tetrahydrobiopterin synthase, coding for MANTNAEHQTGERIAYLTRVQCFSASHRLHSLGLSDDENQRIFGKCNNPNGHGHNYRAEVTVRGKINKVTGMVINLTDLKECIEEVIMVPLDHKNLDKDVPYFANVVSTTENVAAYIWDGLVKILPVGEMYEVKIYETDKNIVVYRGE